From the genome of Desulfovibrio sp. JY:
GACGTTGTCGATGCCGTGCCCGGCGGCAAAGGAATCCCCCACCACCAGCACCAGCTTTTCGCCGGGAGCCTTGGGACGCGGTTCGGCGTCACGATAGCCGAGGCTGTTGACCGGATGCCAATGGCGCGCGAACCAGTTGCGGCTGGACATGGTGATGTTGAAGCCGTCGGACTGGGCGAAAAAAAGGGCCATGGCCACTTCGAGGACAAGCAAGGCCGCCAGCATGGCGTCCAGGGCGACGAGCACGCCCATGCCGCCGGTGCGGGCGCGGCCGCGCCGCAGGCGCGAAAGCCCCCACATGACGACAAGGTTCAACGCGCAAAGCGCGACAACAGCATAAAGGATGTACATCATGGGCGTCCGGCGGGGTTAACGGCTCTTACGCCAGGACTTTTCCTGCCCGGCCACCAGCCGGGAGATGTTCTCGCGATGCTTGACGATGACCAGCACCGCCACGACCAGGGCGGCGAAGGTCAACGCGCAGGGACCAAGCCAATACAGAAGCACCGGCAGGCACACGGCCAACGTCAGCGAACCGGCGGAGACGAACCCCGTGGCCCAGATGACCAGCACGCAGGCCGCCACGGACACAAGCGCCGCAACCGGAGCCGCGCCCAGAAACACACCGATGGTGGTGGCCACGCCCTTGCCGCCCTTGCCGTACAAAAAGACCGAATACATGTGGCCGACCACGGCCACGACGATGACCAGGGTCATAAAGACCGCGCCGCCGTGCATGGCCCGGGCCACCAGCACCGGCAACAGCCCCTTGAGCAGGTCCAGGACCAGGGTCAGCACGCCGTAGCGCGTGCCGCAAAGCCGCGCCACATTGGTGGCCCCGGTGTTGCGGCTGCCGGCAAGCCTGGGGTCCACACCGCAAGAGGCCTTGGCCACGGCCAGACCGAAGGGAAAGGCCGCGACAAGGTAGGTCAGCACGAGGAAAGCAACATGCGCAATGCCCATTTCAAACTCCATCATCTCCCCAGGAA
Proteins encoded in this window:
- the plsY gene encoding glycerol-3-phosphate 1-O-acyltransferase PlsY — protein: MAHVAFLVLTYLVAAFPFGLAVAKASCGVDPRLAGSRNTGATNVARLCGTRYGVLTLVLDLLKGLLPVLVARAMHGGAVFMTLVIVVAVVGHMYSVFLYGKGGKGVATTIGVFLGAAPVAALVSVAACVLVIWATGFVSAGSLTLAVCLPVLLYWLGPCALTFAALVVAVLVIVKHRENISRLVAGQEKSWRKSR